TGCTaaaaaattttatgatccaaCATGACTGATGTTACACGCTCATGCTAATCGTGTCCATCCCAAGTTTAATGTCTGGCAACCCAAGTCCTACCCTAAACCATATATTTTTGTATGCTAGTAACCATcttatacataatttaattgccTATGTTAATCTATGGAAGTTCAGTAAAAAAAGTCATGTTAACGTAGGATTAAAATGATATGTCCTCGTTTTGTATTGATAGTTAGCATTAAAATTAgagttattatatttatatttggcTCTAAAACCTCATCTGAAAAAATCTGCACATTTCGTCGTTCGATAAACATTTTTACCGAAAATAATTTGTGGTCCTAAAGccataaacaaaacagtcaccTATTGAGTCCCAGTACAAATATAGCTCGTCTGCTGCGTTCAGGAGTCAGAACCTAGCATCTGACACAGCCCTTTTCCAGAAGGGCAAAATCGTGTCTCTTGGCCCAAAATCATACTCTGTTTACCTCTTTCGATTTTTCAAGGGCAGTCCTCTAATCTAATCGGTGTCTGATATTGGTATATTACCCTGAATCTCTATGTAAAGTCCTTCAACTGACATGGTATAGGCCCAATACACCAGTTAGCGTTGTTTTCATGGTTAAATAAATTTGTCGAACCATGAACCCAAAACCATTCCGGTCCAGTTCGGTTATCTCTGAATCCACAACTCAAATGGTGCAAGGCGTGACAATGCCTTGTACAAGCTTTCTCAGAAACACGATGAAATTGGCGTCGAGCTTGTTTCCCAATCAATGGCGACTCTTAGCATCATCACCACAGCTTTATCTACAATCTTTCATCTTCTCGTCAGGTACCTCTTCAATCGCTTCCTCAAATCCTTGTCTTTTCATCCTCCTCTTACCTCTCTCATACTCTTGTTCAGCCTCCACTTCAAAGTCTCCAACTTTGCGTCAATATCGGAATCTTCAGACAGCTGTTTCTCCAGTCGTCACTTCGAGTTACTTGCCCACTTCCTACATCACTCAGAAGCAGATTGAAACCCCTACCTCCCCGGTAAAAAGTTCCCACCTTTGGATCCCTTTTTTACTTACAAAAGTCTCGAGCTTTGGGTTAGGTAAAGTTTTTGACTTTTAACGAAAACGAATGTTGGGTTTTGCAGGAAAAGCAAGGGGCTCCAGTGCAGGAGAGTTTGGGGGCTTTTCAAAAACTCCCCATGGTGATGCCATCTATTGATTTGTACTCTTCTGCTCTCAGGAAGTCCAAAAGAGTCCAACCAACTAAAGGTTGTAATATTGATTCCTTTGTTCAAACTCGTTAGCTGAGTCTTGGTCCATTTTGCGGTGTCTCACTCAGGCATAGCTAATATTGCAAAGAGGGAAAGAAACAGAGGTGCTAAACAGCTTGATGCATTCATGAAAGTAAGCTCATTCTAACGCATCCTTTGGTTGAGATTCTGAGATGATTCTTGTCTGACTGGTCTTTGTTTGAAAAGGAACTGGCTTTACCTTTAAAAGGATACATGGAGAGTTTTCCAAGGAGGAGACTGTTGCATCCTTATGAGCGGTCTCTTATTGAGTTGACACTTGGTGATGGAAAATACGAGGAGGTATCTCTATTATGCGTATGCCCTTTAAGTCATTCTCTCCCATTACCCTACTACTGATTCTAGCATTGGCTTATAGATTAAGTTGTTCTTTAGGTGTTAGGAAAAGTTGATGCTCTGAGGAAGAAGGTGTTGTCTGTTGGAAAGGAACATGCTTCTCTCTGTGCTAAGGTCAGACTCCTCAATCCTGTGGAAGATAAGATTATTGTATTTTTCATGTTAGTGATCTCACATAGGTTGTGATTGGTACTGCAACACTAAAGGCGTTACCAACTTCTAAAATTTCATTGTTCTATCTTATTCTATCATAGTTTAGTTGAACGAAAAGCTAATAAAGATCTTTTGCTTTTCTTCTTTTGGCAGGCATTATCAAAGCGAGAAGCAGAGGATCGGTTGAGCGAAGGTGTGGAGAAGCTTGAATTGGTCTTCCAGCAAGAAGGAAGAGCTGTTGATGATTTGTTAAGCATAGCAAAGGTTCCTTGCTTGTTTCTCTCTCGCAATGGTTTGACCCTTTTGACTTAAATTATCAGAACTGTATGAATAGAGTTAAGCATCTTGCAGGTTTTGAGGGCTATGCCAGTTGTTGACTTGGAAATGCCAACCCTTTGCCTTGTCGGAGCACCAAACGTGGGGAAATCATCGTTGGTTCGCATTCTTTCAACAGGGAAGCCAGAGGTTTTGCCTTTTGTCCCAACCTTCATATTAGTTTTGATATTAACTTGCATTCCCTTATATGATATTCTTTTTGGGTTGTCAGATTTGCAACTATCCTTTCACAACCAGAGGGATTCTGATGGGCCATGTCATTTTGAACTACCAACGGTTTCAGGTTACATTACTTGCTTTGTTTCATCTAATCACATTCCTCATGATTTGGATTGTTAATCATCCAGAGACTCATTGCAGGTGACAGACACCCCTGGACTTCTCAGGAGATGTGATGGTAAAGTCTACTTGCTATATAACTCTCTTGTGTATGcattgttttatgatatttgatTGTTGTTTTTTGGGTCATGACAGAGGATAGGAACAATCTAGAGAAGCTAACTCTTGCTGTACTCACTCATCTTCCAACCGCGGTTCTATATGTTCATGATCTTACTGGAGAGTGTGGGACTTCACCTTCTGACCAGGTAAGTGTATACCATGTGCATCGTCAACTTAATTTAAATGATCTGAAGAAGACAAAACATGTGTGTGAGACAAGCAATTGTGTCTGGTTAATACTTTGCTGATTCAGTTATGTATTTGTTTTGAGGGCATTgcagtttaggatatataaagaaataaaagaaaggtTTAAGGATTACCTGTGGATTGATGTTGTGTCCAAATGCGACCTGCTTGGAGGCGGCTCTCCGGTGATTTATGCCAAAGAAGATAGAAgcaatgatgaagaagaaatcaTTAAGTACAGGGAAACAGGGCCTGATGAATCATTTCATGTCTCAGTGAAAACAGAACAAGGTCTCAGTGAGGTATGTAAAACCTTACCAGAAATCTTTTCTATTTCCACAAAAAAATGAAAGCAAAGTAAAGAGTGTCTGTTTCTCTACATGGCTTGCAGCTAAAGAGCAAAGTAAAGGAAGTGCTGAGTAATGAGATGGAGAAGATCAAAAGTGGAGTGGGAGTTGATCCAAGTGTTGCTAGTTCTTAGGTAGATAGAGCCATAGAGGTTTTACCTTTTTACTAAAATCCATTTTAAGCTTTGTTACTTGTGAAGATGTATCTTCTGAAAAAGCATCAATtgttgttttattaataacagTATTAAAAGATTATACgtcatatcaaaatataaatcattgaTGGAtgctttttgtttatatataatttaatcgGATCTTTGATTCGGACTCATGGTTTTATGTATCGAAGTTACAACTTTGTTTGATTCAGgtgtgattttaaaaaaaaaacagacgtAATACACCTATtactaaaaaatcatattacatTTAGGGGAGGTTATTGAGAGATGAATTTGTGTagagtttgtgaattttaaaaatccattgttattggtcTAGTATTTCAAAAATCATAGTAGGATCCATTAttattggtttaagaattttcaaaatccattcaaatcttttgttgttcaaaaagtttagttattattgattctctaattctaactaaatctagtgttattggaagatgaattttattcatttttactcataaaactcaactttcaaaatatcatatgtatccatgtgattttcaaaatcctTGTGATAAAAgtactagaaaacaaaataattattcttaccaaatatctattacaccttaaatccaaattatatgttcaaaactataattcattacatttatatacttttacatttttgaatatataattatttttaaaaatattatattttaatataaataataataattagatttacaaatcttaataattttaaaaaatatatttttaaatagtttcaaaaaacattttcgaatttcaaaaagaaaatttgaaaaaatatttttttttaaatagaaaaattataaaaatgttcaaatttgaaaaaaatatatataaaaacaactctttatttttattacttatacATCTATACCGCGTATGAGGCAAAATATCcctttacatttttaataaaacttgttttggtcattttttttaatgctctttttgtgacaaaatattttaaaatgactatttgagaaaattattcaattttgtatgtatcagtattattttctttttaatttgaaagaaaaaaataaataatcatgctatatgattaagaaaataaatatattatatatttattttacaaaaaatgatagaaaataggtaatacaaattcatgaaaatgtatatcaatctaaaaatattatgatCAAATTTCTTAAgtcaatgtatataaattttcacaatCCACATAACTTTTTTAAATCTATCAACTCTCAAAATTCACAAACTCTACGCAATTCATCCCCTAATAACCCCCACCCCCCTTAATCTctaatttatcatttaaattttgggcctaccagaaatttttattgggctatcaataattggatttaaacagaTGATCTATTGgacttatatatagtataaattaaatagatataatttaatgttgtaatactatacctccatatgttaattatttaaatatttgtcgatgttaatttttaaaattataaagattttttttaaataacaaaaatcatattatctaacaatgattaatctttaataCCTTAAACCTacgaaaacaaattttaaactatatagtttattttaaaaattaaacaaaaactaaatgtttaattatttactcgataatataaatctatgaagcgaaagtttaattttttaaaaactttctaaatttgtgaaatgttacaatatttttgaatatgacaataaaacaatattttactaatctttatatatatagttaagattttaataatgaaatgataatccgaaaatattaatatagaagaagatacaaatatatgtgaaagtttaaaacaatctattcaatgaaaaaaatatattgtaaacttattatgttttaaaaattgataaacacatatatattataatatataccaatttagagttgaaaacaaaatgtttatataaaaataaatgaaaacaaaaattcgtgcggttgcgcgggtcgagatctagttataGTTAAAAGTcggtttttatatttctgtttaTAGGATTTCTACTTGTTTGCAAATTTTATCTTCGGTTCTAGGATTAGCCTTGGCATGGTTTTTACGgatccttcttttgtttatATGGGACAAAAACTTCAAACACCATAGGAACCTAACATGCTAACTACCCTTGCTAAAACTACtaagtattttctaaactaCGACATCTCCATGTTAGCCAATactatcatataaaaataacatCTAAACACCTCATGTTAGCcaataatatcatataaaaataacatCTAAACACGTATGTCACATCTAATAACAGTTGTAACACCTAACACAAAATGTAGCTCCCAATAATGATGTAACTAGATGTGATATAGTAATACCAATTAACATCTAACAACATTTTCATCGTTAACAATTgctatctattatattaaaactgaaatacaaaataatacttgcctatttttaaatgatttttttacagatttttattttatttttaattaattataaccactttatttattatattttctaaagtcGGTTAACCTTTGCATATATTAAGCTAATTGTTGAatgagttgacaaaaaaaatatttactgcTAAACGAAatggaaaataataaattaaaaatgagatACTGTATATGTGGAATTTAATTACAACTAAAAGTCTGACTGGTGACCATTCGGAAAACAAGAGGAACgaataaaaaagaaatgtacgggaataaaatagcaggaataaaaaggaatggttgttccttatcaaatttaacaaggaataattttgttctttaattctctacaaaaaaagaatgaaagagaattattattccttatgaattgtgattttttttaagaacgtTAGAGAATGCATTATTTCTCGCCGTTCtctggtcaccattcataccttaagtaaataaatatttctcttctctttctttcctaAGTTGAACCTAGCATAATTGTAAAGTTGTAAGAAAATGTTACATTAGCTGGACCTAGAGTGCCTTATACACACTCTAGAACTATTCGATAAAATTATCAAagacaataatataaaattttatatgatacatcacataaaaaaaattaaacaaactcttaaaaaacacatttaaccattaaaaaaataagagcTAATATACTATTTTAAGAGAAATAAGTGATAAAGCCTACATGGAAATTAGGTTGACTTTTGtcaataaatttatatcataatgATTTAGTTCCATGCAATTTAAGTTTTAACAACGGAAGTGTTTTTCCGTATCAATAATAACGGACTGCAGTCACGTTTATTGCAtatacgataaaaaaaaactttcagatgaaaatatttatatatttttggttaaatatgTTTTGGAAAAAGCAGCTTCATTAAGTTTTCTCTAAAACGTGAACAATCTGTAATAACCAATACAACAAAGATCAAATCAAAACgaatatatcttcttctttttttgacgAAAAAATAGGAGGAAAACAAAAATACAGTATTTCCAATGAAGTCTTTGTatctgaaaaacaaaaaaaaaaaaaaactatgagaAGAGAAACTCAGCTCAGCCACTGCCCACTGGCACACACACAAATTTTGTCAGCTGACGGCTGGACCTATCAAAGCGTACTGCTTCACACTCTCGGGATTAAGAAAATGTGTTTCATATAATCCTAATCATACAAATATAGTAATTAATCTGCAaaacacatattaataaaaccAGACACCAATCGTAATCGAGTGGCCACGTTGCGACTCCTCAGCTACCTAATtgctctcctctcctctcctctcctcttTGTCACTGTCATCACATTTCTCTTTCGCCCCTCTCCTCGCCGCGATCCTCGTAAGCAAGTCTCGATTCTTCCTTTCCTGTACCAACTCTTTTCTTCACTTTCTTACTGTATATCATCTCTCTCACGACCTGCTCTGTGCTTTCTAGGGTTTGGTTCTCTCAGCTATTCCTCAAATCCTGTTAAAAGTTTTCATCTTTAGACTGTTTATGTTCAAAATCTTGTTCCTTTGCTTCTAAATCTGTAAGCTCTTTGTTACAGGATGG
This Brassica napus cultivar Da-Ae chromosome C6, Da-Ae, whole genome shotgun sequence DNA region includes the following protein-coding sequences:
- the LOC106402349 gene encoding GTP-binding protein 4-like isoform X3, which gives rise to MATLSIITTALSTIFHLLSPTLRQYRNLQTAVSPVVTSSYLPTSYITQKQIETPTSPEKQGAPVQESLGAFQKLPMVMPSIDLYSSALRKSKRVQPTKGIANIAKRERNRGAKQLDAFMKELALPLKGYMESFPRRRLLHPYERSLIELTLGDGKYEEVLGKVDALRKKVLSVGKEHASLCAKALSKREAEDRLSEGVEKLELVFQQEGRAVDDLLSIAKVLRAMPVVDLEMPTLCLVGAPNVGKSSLVRILSTGKPEICNYPFTTRGILMGHVILNYQRFQVTDTPGLLRRCDEDRNNLEKLTLAVLTHLPTAVLYVHDLTGECGTSPSDQFRIYKEIKERFKDYLWIDVVSKCDLLGGGSPVIYAKEDRSNDEEEIIKYRETGPDESFHVSVKTEQGLSELKSKVKEVLSNEMEKIKSGVGVDPSVASS
- the LOC106402349 gene encoding GTP-binding protein 4-like isoform X1; the encoded protein is MNPKPFRSSSVISESTTQMVQGVTMPCTSFLRNTMKLASSLFPNQWRLLASSPQLYLQSFIFSSASTSKSPTLRQYRNLQTAVSPVVTSSYLPTSYITQKQIETPTSPEKQGAPVQESLGAFQKLPMVMPSIDLYSSALRKSKRVQPTKGIANIAKRERNRGAKQLDAFMKELALPLKGYMESFPRRRLLHPYERSLIELTLGDGKYEEVSLLCVLGKVDALRKKVLSVGKEHASLCAKALSKREAEDRLSEGVEKLELVFQQEGRAVDDLLSIAKVLRAMPVVDLEMPTLCLVGAPNVGKSSLVRILSTGKPEICNYPFTTRGILMGHVILNYQRFQVTDTPGLLRRCDEDRNNLEKLTLAVLTHLPTAVLYVHDLTGECGTSPSDQFRIYKEIKERFKDYLWIDVVSKCDLLGGGSPVIYAKEDRSNDEEEIIKYRETGPDESFHVSVKTEQGLSELKSKVKEVLSNEMEKIKSGVGVDPSVASS
- the LOC106402349 gene encoding GTP-binding protein 4-like isoform X2 encodes the protein MNPKPFRSSSVISESTTQMVQGVTMPCTSFLRNTMKLASSLFPNQWRLLASSPQLYLQSFIFSSASTSKSPTLRQYRNLQTAVSPVVTSSYLPTSYITQKQIETPTSPEKQGAPVQESLGAFQKLPMVMPSIDLYSSALRKSKRVQPTKGIANIAKRERNRGAKQLDAFMKELALPLKGYMESFPRRRLLHPYERSLIELTLGDGKYEEVLGKVDALRKKVLSVGKEHASLCAKALSKREAEDRLSEGVEKLELVFQQEGRAVDDLLSIAKVLRAMPVVDLEMPTLCLVGAPNVGKSSLVRILSTGKPEICNYPFTTRGILMGHVILNYQRFQVTDTPGLLRRCDEDRNNLEKLTLAVLTHLPTAVLYVHDLTGECGTSPSDQFRIYKEIKERFKDYLWIDVVSKCDLLGGGSPVIYAKEDRSNDEEEIIKYRETGPDESFHVSVKTEQGLSELKSKVKEVLSNEMEKIKSGVGVDPSVASS